In the Malaclemys terrapin pileata isolate rMalTer1 chromosome 12, rMalTer1.hap1, whole genome shotgun sequence genome, one interval contains:
- the LOC128846405 gene encoding mucin-1-like isoform X3, whose protein sequence is MAAAEPAWGRDSQRAAEGCSVPLLDPASWVEGENVWVLELQPYGDPSAGDEAVKLEPQGPFLRSSVKAVKQETPKPGVAGMPEPEGPFLRSSVRALKQEMPEPGIAGMPEPEGPFLRSAVRAVKQEMQEPGVAGMLEPEGPFLRSTARAVKRETLEPEGPFLRSSVRALKQEMPKPGIAGMPEPQGPFLRSAVRAVKQEMPEPGIAGMLEPEGPFLRSTGENIPWIPEQGRAGGSQHRAERRNTPRRRQGKNSCYDPLPGRQGGSPLRDITVPQSAAAGGPPHTCATCGKSFSRRSKLSSHQRNHTGDKPHSCGDCGKGFLWRSDLLRHQLMHTGERPHHCSQCGRGFSRASRLLQHQRVHMETSHGTEGSPVPSVLQGVHGEPGHGVGRTPGLSEGQRVHLEPGHGVGQSPGLNEGQGVYVEPGHGVGQSPGLNEGLGVHAEPDHGVERSPGMNESQGVHSEPDHGVGWSPRLSEGQGVHVEPGHGVGRSLGLSDGQGVHAEPCHGVGQSLGLSEGQGVHVEPGNGTERTWALSTLQRSHTEPAHGGEGNVEQSPTLFALQGVHGELCHGAGWSPVLTTLQGIHTEPGHRVGRSLGLHEGLGVHAEPAHGVGRSPGLNEGQGVLVEPDHGVGHSPGLSEGQRVHVEPSNGAERTWALTTLQGVHAEPCHGAGWSPVLTTLQRSHAEPAHGGEGNVAQSPTLFALQGVHGEPCHGAGWSPVLTTLQGIHAEPGHGVGWSPVLTTLQGIHGEPGHGARWSPVLTTLQGVHVEPCHGAGWSPVLTTLQGVHAEPGHGPGWTPMLTTLQGVHAEPGHGAGWSPMLTTLQGVHGEPCHGQEWNPALNALQGIHGEPSHSPEGNPALIALQRVHAEPWHGAEGNVAQCPTVFALQRIHAEPCYGTEGPAAQSLELIVLQRVHGEPCHEAEGSSALITLQGVHGEPCHGTEQSPALHAVQTVHGEPCHSTEQSPTLSAVQTVHGEPCHGTEQSPALHAVHRVHGEPCHGIEQSPALSAVQTVHGEPCHGTEQSPALSAVQTVHREPCHGAESPMAQSLALAALQSLQAREAQCVITEQGGGLAETPPSPVALVQENLFQCPECQKCFSRSSYLVKHRRIHGAGKPHQCPQCGKCFSQRSYLCKHRRIHAVAAGKPHECALCGKRFSLRSYLCKHRRIHTR, encoded by the exons ATGGCTGCGGCAGAGCCCGCTTGGGGAAGGGACTCTCAGCGAGCTGCGG AAGGATGCTCTGTCCCCCTGCTGGACCCGGCGTCCTGGGTGGAAGGGGAGAACGTGTGGGTGCTGGAGCTGCAGCCCTACGGCGATCCCAGTG CAGGTGACGAAGCGGTAAAGCTGGAGCCGCAGGGGCCGTTCCTGAGAAGCTCTGTGAAGGCTGTAAAGCAGGAGACGCCGAAGCCAGGCGTAGCAGGGATGCCGGAGCCGGAGGGGCCGTTCCTGAGAAGCTCTGTGAGGGCTTTAAAGCAGGAGATGCCTGAGCCAGGCATAGCAGGGATGCCAGAGCCGGAGGGGCCGTTCCTGAGAAGTGCTGTGAGGGCTGTAAAGCAGGAGATGCAAGAACCAGGCGTAGCAGGGATGCTGGAACCGGAGGGGCCGTTCCTGAGAAGCACAGCGAGGGCTGTAAAGCGGGAGACATTGGAGCCGGAGGGGCCGTTCCTGAGAAGCTCTGTGAGGGCTTTAAAGCAGGAGATGCCCAAGCCAGGCATAGCAGGGATGCCGGAGCCGCAGGGGCCGTTCCTGAGAAGTGCTGTGAGGGCTGTAAAGCAGGAGATGCCGGAGCCAGGCATAGCAGGGATGCTGGAGCCAGAGGGGCCGTTCCTGAGAAGCACTGGAGAGAACATTCCCTGGATCCcggagcagggcagagctggcgGGAGCCAGCACCGGGCAGAGAGGAGGAACACTCCACGGAGGAGGCAGGGTAAGAACAGCTGCTATGACCCTCTGCCGGGGAGGCAAGGGGGCAGCCCCCTGCGGGACATCACTGTGCCCCAGAGCGCAGCTGCAGGGGGGCCACCCCACACGTGTGCCACCTGTGGAAAGAGTTTCAGCCGCCGCTCCAAGCTGAGCTCCCACCAGAGGAACCACACTGGAGATAAACCCCACAGCTGTGGGGACTGTGGGAAGGGCTTCCTGTGGCGCTCGGACCTGCTCCGGCATCAGCTCATGCACACGGGGGAGCGTCCCCACCACTGCTCCCAGTGTGGCCGTGGCTTCAGCCGGGCCTCGCGGCTTCTGCAGCATCAGAGAGTCCACATGGAAACCAGCCACGGAACAGAGGGCAGCCCAGTGCCAAGTGTGCTGCAGGGAGTACACGGGGAGCCTGGCCATGGAGTGGGGCGGACCCCAGGGCTGAGCGAGGGCCAGAGGGTCCACTTGGAGCCTGGccatggggtggggcagagcccggggctgaATGAGGGCCAGGGAGTCTACGTGGAGCCCGGCCACGGTGtggggcagagcccggggctgaATGAGGGGCTGGGAGTTCACGCAGAGCCCGACCATGGAGTGGAGCGGAGCCCAGGGATGAATGAGAGCCAGGGAGTCCACTCAGAGCCCGACCACGGAGTGGGGTGGAGCCCGAGGCTGAGTGAGGGGCAAGGAGTCCACGTGGAGCCTGGCCATGGAGTGGGGCGGAGCCTGGGGCTGAGTGATGGGCAGGGAGTCCACGCGGAACCTTGCCACGGagtggggcagagcctggggctgaGTGAGGGGCAGGGAGTCCACGTGGAGCCTGGCAATGGAACAGAGAGGACCTGGGCTCTGAGTACGCTGCAGAGAAGCCATACAGAGCCTGCCCATGGAGGGGAGGGCAATGTGGAACAGAGCCCAACTTTGTTTGCACTGCAGGGAGTCCATGGAGAGCTCTGTCATGGAGCGGGGTGGAGCCCGGTGCTCACCACACTGCAGGGCATCCACACAGAGCCTGGCCACAGAGTGGGGCGGAGCCTGGGGCTGCATGAGGGGCTGGGAGTCCATGCAGAGCCAGCCCACGGAGTGGGGCGGAGCCCGGGGCTGAatgaggggcagggagtcctCGTGGAGCCTGACCATGGAGTGGGGCACAGCCCAGGGCTGAGTGAGGGGCAGAGAGTCCATGTGGAGCCCAGCAATGGAGCAGAGAGGACCTGGGCTCTGACTACGCTGCAAGGAGTCCATGCAGAGCCCTGCCACGGGGCGGGGTGGAGTCCAGTGCTGACTACACTGCAGAGAAGCCACGCGGAGCCTGCCCATGGAGGGGAGGGCAATGTGGCACAGAGCCCAACCTTGTTTGCACTTCAGGGAGTCCACGGAGAACCCTGCCATGGAGCGGGGTGGAGCCCGGTGCTCACTACACTGCAGGGCATCCACGCAGAGCCGGGCCATGGAGTGGGCTGGAGCCCAGTACTCACTACACTGCAGGGCATCCATGGAGAGCCAGGTCATGGAGCAAGGTGGAGCCCAGTGCTAACTACACTGCAGGGCGTCCATGTGGAACCCTGCCACGGAGCAGGGTGGAGCCCGGTGCTCACTACGCTGCAGGGTGTTCATGCAGAGCCAGGCCACGGACCGGGGTGGACCCCAATGCTCACTACACTGCAGGGTGTCCACGCAGAGCCAGGCCACGGAGCAGGGTGGAGCCCCATGCTCACTACGCTGCAGGGAGTCCACGGGGAGCCCTGCCATGGACAAGAATGGAACCCAGCCCTGAATGCATTGCAGGGCATCCATGGGGAGCCCAGCCACAGCCCAGAAGGGAACCCGGCACTGATTGCCTTGCAGAGGGTGCACGCAGAGCCCTGGCACGGCGCAGAGGGTAATGTGGCACAATGCCCAACTGTGTTTGCGCTGCAGAGAATTCATGCAGAGCCCTGCTACGGCACTGAGGGACCCGCGGCCCAGAGCCTGGAACTGATTGTGCTGCAGAGAGTCCACGGGGAGCCCTGCCATGAAGCAGAGGGGAGCTCAGCCCTGATTACCCTGCAGGGAGTCCACGGGGAGCCCTGCCACGGCACCGAGCAGAGCCCGGCACTGCATGCAGTGCAGACAGTCCACGGGGAGCCCTGCCACAGCACCGAGCAGAGCCCGACACTGAGTGCAGTGCAGACAGTCCACGGGGAGCCCTGCCACGGCACTGAGCAGAGCCCGGCACTGCATGCAGTGCACAGAGTCCATGGGGAGCCCTGCCACGGCATCGAGCAGAGCCCGGCACTGAGTGCAGTGCAGACAGTCCATGGGGAGCCCTGCCATGGCACCGAGCAGAGCCCGGCACTGAGTGCAGTGCAGACAGTCCACAGGGAGCCCTGCCACGGAGCAGAGAGTCCCATGGCCCAGAGCCTGGCGCTGGCTGCGCTGCAGAGTCTCCAGGCCAGAGAGGCTCAATGTGTCATCACTGAGCAAGGGGGAGGCCTGGctgagacccccccatcccccgtggCCTTGGTGCAGGAGAATCTCTTCCAATGTCCCGAGTGCCAAAAGTGCTTCAGCCGCAGCTCGTACCTGGTGAAGCACCGCCGGATCCACGGGGCGGGGAAGCCCCACCAGTGCCCCCAGTGTGGCAAGTGCTTCAGCCAGCGCTCGTACCTCTGCAAGCACCGCCGCATCCATGCCGTGGCAGCCGGCAAACCCCACGAGTGTGCGCTGTGCGGCAAGCGCTTCAGCCTTCGGTCCTACCTCTGCAAACACCGCCGCATCCACACAAGATAG
- the LOC128846405 gene encoding mucin-1-like isoform X5, producing MAAAEPAWGRDSQRAAGDEAVKLEPQGPFLRSSVKAVKQETPKPGVAGMPEPEGPFLRSSVRALKQEMPEPGIAGMPEPEGPFLRSAVRAVKQEMQEPGVAGMLEPEGPFLRSTARAVKRETLEPEGPFLRSSVRALKQEMPKPGIAGMPEPQGPFLRSAVRAVKQEMPEPGIAGMLEPEGPFLRSTGENIPWIPEQGRAGGSQHRAERRNTPRRRQGKNSCYDPLPGRQGGSPLRDITVPQSAAAGGPPHTCATCGKSFSRRSKLSSHQRNHTGDKPHSCGDCGKGFLWRSDLLRHQLMHTGERPHHCSQCGRGFSRASRLLQHQRVHMETSHGTEGSPVPSVLQGVHGEPGHGVGRTPGLSEGQRVHLEPGHGVGQSPGLNEGQGVYVEPGHGVGQSPGLNEGLGVHAEPDHGVERSPGMNESQGVHSEPDHGVGWSPRLSEGQGVHVEPGHGVGRSLGLSDGQGVHAEPCHGVGQSLGLSEGQGVHVEPGNGTERTWALSTLQRSHTEPAHGGEGNVEQSPTLFALQGVHGELCHGAGWSPVLTTLQGIHTEPGHRVGRSLGLHEGLGVHAEPAHGVGRSPGLNEGQGVLVEPDHGVGHSPGLSEGQRVHVEPSNGAERTWALTTLQGVHAEPCHGAGWSPVLTTLQRSHAEPAHGGEGNVAQSPTLFALQGVHGEPCHGAGWSPVLTTLQGIHAEPGHGVGWSPVLTTLQGIHGEPGHGARWSPVLTTLQGVHVEPCHGAGWSPVLTTLQGVHAEPGHGPGWTPMLTTLQGVHAEPGHGAGWSPMLTTLQGVHGEPCHGQEWNPALNALQGIHGEPSHSPEGNPALIALQRVHAEPWHGAEGNVAQCPTVFALQRIHAEPCYGTEGPAAQSLELIVLQRVHGEPCHEAEGSSALITLQGVHGEPCHGTEQSPALHAVQTVHGEPCHSTEQSPTLSAVQTVHGEPCHGTEQSPALHAVHRVHGEPCHGIEQSPALSAVQTVHGEPCHGTEQSPALSAVQTVHREPCHGAESPMAQSLALAALQSLQAREAQCVITEQGGGLAETPPSPVALVQENLFQCPECQKCFSRSSYLVKHRRIHGAGKPHQCPQCGKCFSQRSYLCKHRRIHAVAAGKPHECALCGKRFSLRSYLCKHRRIHTR from the exons ATGGCTGCGGCAGAGCCCGCTTGGGGAAGGGACTCTCAGCGAGCTGCGG GTGACGAAGCGGTAAAGCTGGAGCCGCAGGGGCCGTTCCTGAGAAGCTCTGTGAAGGCTGTAAAGCAGGAGACGCCGAAGCCAGGCGTAGCAGGGATGCCGGAGCCGGAGGGGCCGTTCCTGAGAAGCTCTGTGAGGGCTTTAAAGCAGGAGATGCCTGAGCCAGGCATAGCAGGGATGCCAGAGCCGGAGGGGCCGTTCCTGAGAAGTGCTGTGAGGGCTGTAAAGCAGGAGATGCAAGAACCAGGCGTAGCAGGGATGCTGGAACCGGAGGGGCCGTTCCTGAGAAGCACAGCGAGGGCTGTAAAGCGGGAGACATTGGAGCCGGAGGGGCCGTTCCTGAGAAGCTCTGTGAGGGCTTTAAAGCAGGAGATGCCCAAGCCAGGCATAGCAGGGATGCCGGAGCCGCAGGGGCCGTTCCTGAGAAGTGCTGTGAGGGCTGTAAAGCAGGAGATGCCGGAGCCAGGCATAGCAGGGATGCTGGAGCCAGAGGGGCCGTTCCTGAGAAGCACTGGAGAGAACATTCCCTGGATCCcggagcagggcagagctggcgGGAGCCAGCACCGGGCAGAGAGGAGGAACACTCCACGGAGGAGGCAGGGTAAGAACAGCTGCTATGACCCTCTGCCGGGGAGGCAAGGGGGCAGCCCCCTGCGGGACATCACTGTGCCCCAGAGCGCAGCTGCAGGGGGGCCACCCCACACGTGTGCCACCTGTGGAAAGAGTTTCAGCCGCCGCTCCAAGCTGAGCTCCCACCAGAGGAACCACACTGGAGATAAACCCCACAGCTGTGGGGACTGTGGGAAGGGCTTCCTGTGGCGCTCGGACCTGCTCCGGCATCAGCTCATGCACACGGGGGAGCGTCCCCACCACTGCTCCCAGTGTGGCCGTGGCTTCAGCCGGGCCTCGCGGCTTCTGCAGCATCAGAGAGTCCACATGGAAACCAGCCACGGAACAGAGGGCAGCCCAGTGCCAAGTGTGCTGCAGGGAGTACACGGGGAGCCTGGCCATGGAGTGGGGCGGACCCCAGGGCTGAGCGAGGGCCAGAGGGTCCACTTGGAGCCTGGccatggggtggggcagagcccggggctgaATGAGGGCCAGGGAGTCTACGTGGAGCCCGGCCACGGTGtggggcagagcccggggctgaATGAGGGGCTGGGAGTTCACGCAGAGCCCGACCATGGAGTGGAGCGGAGCCCAGGGATGAATGAGAGCCAGGGAGTCCACTCAGAGCCCGACCACGGAGTGGGGTGGAGCCCGAGGCTGAGTGAGGGGCAAGGAGTCCACGTGGAGCCTGGCCATGGAGTGGGGCGGAGCCTGGGGCTGAGTGATGGGCAGGGAGTCCACGCGGAACCTTGCCACGGagtggggcagagcctggggctgaGTGAGGGGCAGGGAGTCCACGTGGAGCCTGGCAATGGAACAGAGAGGACCTGGGCTCTGAGTACGCTGCAGAGAAGCCATACAGAGCCTGCCCATGGAGGGGAGGGCAATGTGGAACAGAGCCCAACTTTGTTTGCACTGCAGGGAGTCCATGGAGAGCTCTGTCATGGAGCGGGGTGGAGCCCGGTGCTCACCACACTGCAGGGCATCCACACAGAGCCTGGCCACAGAGTGGGGCGGAGCCTGGGGCTGCATGAGGGGCTGGGAGTCCATGCAGAGCCAGCCCACGGAGTGGGGCGGAGCCCGGGGCTGAatgaggggcagggagtcctCGTGGAGCCTGACCATGGAGTGGGGCACAGCCCAGGGCTGAGTGAGGGGCAGAGAGTCCATGTGGAGCCCAGCAATGGAGCAGAGAGGACCTGGGCTCTGACTACGCTGCAAGGAGTCCATGCAGAGCCCTGCCACGGGGCGGGGTGGAGTCCAGTGCTGACTACACTGCAGAGAAGCCACGCGGAGCCTGCCCATGGAGGGGAGGGCAATGTGGCACAGAGCCCAACCTTGTTTGCACTTCAGGGAGTCCACGGAGAACCCTGCCATGGAGCGGGGTGGAGCCCGGTGCTCACTACACTGCAGGGCATCCACGCAGAGCCGGGCCATGGAGTGGGCTGGAGCCCAGTACTCACTACACTGCAGGGCATCCATGGAGAGCCAGGTCATGGAGCAAGGTGGAGCCCAGTGCTAACTACACTGCAGGGCGTCCATGTGGAACCCTGCCACGGAGCAGGGTGGAGCCCGGTGCTCACTACGCTGCAGGGTGTTCATGCAGAGCCAGGCCACGGACCGGGGTGGACCCCAATGCTCACTACACTGCAGGGTGTCCACGCAGAGCCAGGCCACGGAGCAGGGTGGAGCCCCATGCTCACTACGCTGCAGGGAGTCCACGGGGAGCCCTGCCATGGACAAGAATGGAACCCAGCCCTGAATGCATTGCAGGGCATCCATGGGGAGCCCAGCCACAGCCCAGAAGGGAACCCGGCACTGATTGCCTTGCAGAGGGTGCACGCAGAGCCCTGGCACGGCGCAGAGGGTAATGTGGCACAATGCCCAACTGTGTTTGCGCTGCAGAGAATTCATGCAGAGCCCTGCTACGGCACTGAGGGACCCGCGGCCCAGAGCCTGGAACTGATTGTGCTGCAGAGAGTCCACGGGGAGCCCTGCCATGAAGCAGAGGGGAGCTCAGCCCTGATTACCCTGCAGGGAGTCCACGGGGAGCCCTGCCACGGCACCGAGCAGAGCCCGGCACTGCATGCAGTGCAGACAGTCCACGGGGAGCCCTGCCACAGCACCGAGCAGAGCCCGACACTGAGTGCAGTGCAGACAGTCCACGGGGAGCCCTGCCACGGCACTGAGCAGAGCCCGGCACTGCATGCAGTGCACAGAGTCCATGGGGAGCCCTGCCACGGCATCGAGCAGAGCCCGGCACTGAGTGCAGTGCAGACAGTCCATGGGGAGCCCTGCCATGGCACCGAGCAGAGCCCGGCACTGAGTGCAGTGCAGACAGTCCACAGGGAGCCCTGCCACGGAGCAGAGAGTCCCATGGCCCAGAGCCTGGCGCTGGCTGCGCTGCAGAGTCTCCAGGCCAGAGAGGCTCAATGTGTCATCACTGAGCAAGGGGGAGGCCTGGctgagacccccccatcccccgtggCCTTGGTGCAGGAGAATCTCTTCCAATGTCCCGAGTGCCAAAAGTGCTTCAGCCGCAGCTCGTACCTGGTGAAGCACCGCCGGATCCACGGGGCGGGGAAGCCCCACCAGTGCCCCCAGTGTGGCAAGTGCTTCAGCCAGCGCTCGTACCTCTGCAAGCACCGCCGCATCCATGCCGTGGCAGCCGGCAAACCCCACGAGTGTGCGCTGTGCGGCAAGCGCTTCAGCCTTCGGTCCTACCTCTGCAAACACCGCCGCATCCACACAAGATAG
- the LOC128846405 gene encoding mucin-1-like isoform X4: protein MAAAEPAWGRDSQRAAAGDEAVKLEPQGPFLRSSVKAVKQETPKPGVAGMPEPEGPFLRSSVRALKQEMPEPGIAGMPEPEGPFLRSAVRAVKQEMQEPGVAGMLEPEGPFLRSTARAVKRETLEPEGPFLRSSVRALKQEMPKPGIAGMPEPQGPFLRSAVRAVKQEMPEPGIAGMLEPEGPFLRSTGENIPWIPEQGRAGGSQHRAERRNTPRRRQGKNSCYDPLPGRQGGSPLRDITVPQSAAAGGPPHTCATCGKSFSRRSKLSSHQRNHTGDKPHSCGDCGKGFLWRSDLLRHQLMHTGERPHHCSQCGRGFSRASRLLQHQRVHMETSHGTEGSPVPSVLQGVHGEPGHGVGRTPGLSEGQRVHLEPGHGVGQSPGLNEGQGVYVEPGHGVGQSPGLNEGLGVHAEPDHGVERSPGMNESQGVHSEPDHGVGWSPRLSEGQGVHVEPGHGVGRSLGLSDGQGVHAEPCHGVGQSLGLSEGQGVHVEPGNGTERTWALSTLQRSHTEPAHGGEGNVEQSPTLFALQGVHGELCHGAGWSPVLTTLQGIHTEPGHRVGRSLGLHEGLGVHAEPAHGVGRSPGLNEGQGVLVEPDHGVGHSPGLSEGQRVHVEPSNGAERTWALTTLQGVHAEPCHGAGWSPVLTTLQRSHAEPAHGGEGNVAQSPTLFALQGVHGEPCHGAGWSPVLTTLQGIHAEPGHGVGWSPVLTTLQGIHGEPGHGARWSPVLTTLQGVHVEPCHGAGWSPVLTTLQGVHAEPGHGPGWTPMLTTLQGVHAEPGHGAGWSPMLTTLQGVHGEPCHGQEWNPALNALQGIHGEPSHSPEGNPALIALQRVHAEPWHGAEGNVAQCPTVFALQRIHAEPCYGTEGPAAQSLELIVLQRVHGEPCHEAEGSSALITLQGVHGEPCHGTEQSPALHAVQTVHGEPCHSTEQSPTLSAVQTVHGEPCHGTEQSPALHAVHRVHGEPCHGIEQSPALSAVQTVHGEPCHGTEQSPALSAVQTVHREPCHGAESPMAQSLALAALQSLQAREAQCVITEQGGGLAETPPSPVALVQENLFQCPECQKCFSRSSYLVKHRRIHGAGKPHQCPQCGKCFSQRSYLCKHRRIHAVAAGKPHECALCGKRFSLRSYLCKHRRIHTR, encoded by the exons ATGGCTGCGGCAGAGCCCGCTTGGGGAAGGGACTCTCAGCGAGCTGCGG CAGGTGACGAAGCGGTAAAGCTGGAGCCGCAGGGGCCGTTCCTGAGAAGCTCTGTGAAGGCTGTAAAGCAGGAGACGCCGAAGCCAGGCGTAGCAGGGATGCCGGAGCCGGAGGGGCCGTTCCTGAGAAGCTCTGTGAGGGCTTTAAAGCAGGAGATGCCTGAGCCAGGCATAGCAGGGATGCCAGAGCCGGAGGGGCCGTTCCTGAGAAGTGCTGTGAGGGCTGTAAAGCAGGAGATGCAAGAACCAGGCGTAGCAGGGATGCTGGAACCGGAGGGGCCGTTCCTGAGAAGCACAGCGAGGGCTGTAAAGCGGGAGACATTGGAGCCGGAGGGGCCGTTCCTGAGAAGCTCTGTGAGGGCTTTAAAGCAGGAGATGCCCAAGCCAGGCATAGCAGGGATGCCGGAGCCGCAGGGGCCGTTCCTGAGAAGTGCTGTGAGGGCTGTAAAGCAGGAGATGCCGGAGCCAGGCATAGCAGGGATGCTGGAGCCAGAGGGGCCGTTCCTGAGAAGCACTGGAGAGAACATTCCCTGGATCCcggagcagggcagagctggcgGGAGCCAGCACCGGGCAGAGAGGAGGAACACTCCACGGAGGAGGCAGGGTAAGAACAGCTGCTATGACCCTCTGCCGGGGAGGCAAGGGGGCAGCCCCCTGCGGGACATCACTGTGCCCCAGAGCGCAGCTGCAGGGGGGCCACCCCACACGTGTGCCACCTGTGGAAAGAGTTTCAGCCGCCGCTCCAAGCTGAGCTCCCACCAGAGGAACCACACTGGAGATAAACCCCACAGCTGTGGGGACTGTGGGAAGGGCTTCCTGTGGCGCTCGGACCTGCTCCGGCATCAGCTCATGCACACGGGGGAGCGTCCCCACCACTGCTCCCAGTGTGGCCGTGGCTTCAGCCGGGCCTCGCGGCTTCTGCAGCATCAGAGAGTCCACATGGAAACCAGCCACGGAACAGAGGGCAGCCCAGTGCCAAGTGTGCTGCAGGGAGTACACGGGGAGCCTGGCCATGGAGTGGGGCGGACCCCAGGGCTGAGCGAGGGCCAGAGGGTCCACTTGGAGCCTGGccatggggtggggcagagcccggggctgaATGAGGGCCAGGGAGTCTACGTGGAGCCCGGCCACGGTGtggggcagagcccggggctgaATGAGGGGCTGGGAGTTCACGCAGAGCCCGACCATGGAGTGGAGCGGAGCCCAGGGATGAATGAGAGCCAGGGAGTCCACTCAGAGCCCGACCACGGAGTGGGGTGGAGCCCGAGGCTGAGTGAGGGGCAAGGAGTCCACGTGGAGCCTGGCCATGGAGTGGGGCGGAGCCTGGGGCTGAGTGATGGGCAGGGAGTCCACGCGGAACCTTGCCACGGagtggggcagagcctggggctgaGTGAGGGGCAGGGAGTCCACGTGGAGCCTGGCAATGGAACAGAGAGGACCTGGGCTCTGAGTACGCTGCAGAGAAGCCATACAGAGCCTGCCCATGGAGGGGAGGGCAATGTGGAACAGAGCCCAACTTTGTTTGCACTGCAGGGAGTCCATGGAGAGCTCTGTCATGGAGCGGGGTGGAGCCCGGTGCTCACCACACTGCAGGGCATCCACACAGAGCCTGGCCACAGAGTGGGGCGGAGCCTGGGGCTGCATGAGGGGCTGGGAGTCCATGCAGAGCCAGCCCACGGAGTGGGGCGGAGCCCGGGGCTGAatgaggggcagggagtcctCGTGGAGCCTGACCATGGAGTGGGGCACAGCCCAGGGCTGAGTGAGGGGCAGAGAGTCCATGTGGAGCCCAGCAATGGAGCAGAGAGGACCTGGGCTCTGACTACGCTGCAAGGAGTCCATGCAGAGCCCTGCCACGGGGCGGGGTGGAGTCCAGTGCTGACTACACTGCAGAGAAGCCACGCGGAGCCTGCCCATGGAGGGGAGGGCAATGTGGCACAGAGCCCAACCTTGTTTGCACTTCAGGGAGTCCACGGAGAACCCTGCCATGGAGCGGGGTGGAGCCCGGTGCTCACTACACTGCAGGGCATCCACGCAGAGCCGGGCCATGGAGTGGGCTGGAGCCCAGTACTCACTACACTGCAGGGCATCCATGGAGAGCCAGGTCATGGAGCAAGGTGGAGCCCAGTGCTAACTACACTGCAGGGCGTCCATGTGGAACCCTGCCACGGAGCAGGGTGGAGCCCGGTGCTCACTACGCTGCAGGGTGTTCATGCAGAGCCAGGCCACGGACCGGGGTGGACCCCAATGCTCACTACACTGCAGGGTGTCCACGCAGAGCCAGGCCACGGAGCAGGGTGGAGCCCCATGCTCACTACGCTGCAGGGAGTCCACGGGGAGCCCTGCCATGGACAAGAATGGAACCCAGCCCTGAATGCATTGCAGGGCATCCATGGGGAGCCCAGCCACAGCCCAGAAGGGAACCCGGCACTGATTGCCTTGCAGAGGGTGCACGCAGAGCCCTGGCACGGCGCAGAGGGTAATGTGGCACAATGCCCAACTGTGTTTGCGCTGCAGAGAATTCATGCAGAGCCCTGCTACGGCACTGAGGGACCCGCGGCCCAGAGCCTGGAACTGATTGTGCTGCAGAGAGTCCACGGGGAGCCCTGCCATGAAGCAGAGGGGAGCTCAGCCCTGATTACCCTGCAGGGAGTCCACGGGGAGCCCTGCCACGGCACCGAGCAGAGCCCGGCACTGCATGCAGTGCAGACAGTCCACGGGGAGCCCTGCCACAGCACCGAGCAGAGCCCGACACTGAGTGCAGTGCAGACAGTCCACGGGGAGCCCTGCCACGGCACTGAGCAGAGCCCGGCACTGCATGCAGTGCACAGAGTCCATGGGGAGCCCTGCCACGGCATCGAGCAGAGCCCGGCACTGAGTGCAGTGCAGACAGTCCATGGGGAGCCCTGCCATGGCACCGAGCAGAGCCCGGCACTGAGTGCAGTGCAGACAGTCCACAGGGAGCCCTGCCACGGAGCAGAGAGTCCCATGGCCCAGAGCCTGGCGCTGGCTGCGCTGCAGAGTCTCCAGGCCAGAGAGGCTCAATGTGTCATCACTGAGCAAGGGGGAGGCCTGGctgagacccccccatcccccgtggCCTTGGTGCAGGAGAATCTCTTCCAATGTCCCGAGTGCCAAAAGTGCTTCAGCCGCAGCTCGTACCTGGTGAAGCACCGCCGGATCCACGGGGCGGGGAAGCCCCACCAGTGCCCCCAGTGTGGCAAGTGCTTCAGCCAGCGCTCGTACCTCTGCAAGCACCGCCGCATCCATGCCGTGGCAGCCGGCAAACCCCACGAGTGTGCGCTGTGCGGCAAGCGCTTCAGCCTTCGGTCCTACCTCTGCAAACACCGCCGCATCCACACAAGATAG